A single window of Leptolyngbya ohadii IS1 DNA harbors:
- a CDS encoding S1C family serine protease yields MNAILDAIYPEFNPEFNEELNTVIQQLQQSTVQIQTGRGGMGSGVIWSADGLILTNAHVVRGQAAIVLIGNRQLEARVIRKDDDLDLAALVVSARNLPAATIAPSSNLRVGEMVIAVGNPAGLHNAVSLGIIHTAPQETSSPWIQADVRLAPGYSGGPLATLTGQVIGINSMIVNGCGFAISTKAIDRFLASQSEQPRLGATLRPVVLSRGRRPIPGWVITDLTPGSPAAAELLIGDVILQINDRSFTQHRDLVDWLKLSKPGDRWQITLLRGNQQIQRQVVLDRQAEQREAA; encoded by the coding sequence ATGAACGCAATTCTTGACGCAATCTATCCAGAATTCAATCCCGAATTCAACGAAGAACTGAATACCGTCATCCAGCAGCTTCAGCAAAGCACTGTCCAGATTCAAACGGGTCGTGGCGGCATGGGGTCGGGGGTGATCTGGAGTGCAGACGGACTGATTCTTACCAATGCCCATGTGGTACGGGGTCAGGCGGCAATCGTGCTAATTGGCAATCGACAGCTTGAAGCCAGAGTGATTCGCAAAGACGATGATCTGGATCTGGCGGCTCTGGTGGTCAGTGCGAGAAATTTACCCGCGGCAACGATCGCCCCTTCGTCTAACCTGCGCGTTGGGGAAATGGTGATCGCGGTTGGAAATCCGGCTGGGCTGCACAATGCGGTCAGTTTGGGCATCATCCATACCGCACCCCAAGAAACTTCTTCCCCCTGGATTCAGGCAGATGTGCGGCTGGCTCCCGGCTACTCTGGCGGACCACTGGCAACCCTGACGGGACAGGTGATTGGCATCAACAGCATGATCGTCAACGGCTGCGGCTTTGCCATTTCCACTAAGGCGATCGATCGCTTCCTTGCCAGTCAATCCGAACAGCCCCGACTGGGTGCAACCCTGCGACCCGTGGTGCTATCGCGAGGCAGAAGACCCATTCCCGGCTGGGTAATTACAGACCTCACGCCCGGAAGTCCGGCAGCGGCAGAACTGCTGATTGGCGATGTGATTTTGCAGATTAACGATCGTTCTTTCACCCAGCATCGCGATTTAGTCGATTGGCTAAAACTATCCAAACCGGGCGATCGCTGGCAAATTACCCTTCTGCGGGGCAACCAGCAAATCCAGCGGCAGGTGGTTCTCGATCGTCAGGCAGAACAACGGGAGGCGGCATGA
- a CDS encoding S1C family serine protease: MTNESSNSPNSLTALSNTLAEAIAQAGKTIVGLKAGRRGSSSGIHWRSGIVVTTSHALRHEDSVTLTLPEGTATATLIGRDPAIDLAVLRLPDTVSLPAANLGDTAQLRVGHLVVAVGRSLDTGVTASMGIVSAIGGAWRTWHGGKVDQFIRPDIALGGFGSALINTQGQILGMNTAAPRHSVLTLPAATIDRAVNQILSQGRIVRGYLGVGMQPVQLPEAFCRSLELEGNGGVLVVSVESDSPADRAGVLIGDMIVGIEDRRIEELDDIQRMLDPEQVGQPLAVKIVRGGQKVDLTIVVGERPRRAD, translated from the coding sequence ATGACAAACGAATCATCGAATTCACCCAATTCACTCACCGCACTTTCTAACACCCTCGCAGAGGCGATCGCCCAGGCAGGCAAAACGATCGTGGGTTTAAAAGCCGGACGACGAGGCAGCAGCAGCGGCATTCACTGGCGATCGGGGATTGTCGTGACGACCAGCCACGCACTCAGGCACGAAGATAGCGTTACCCTCACCCTGCCCGAAGGAACGGCTACTGCCACGCTGATTGGACGCGATCCGGCGATCGATCTGGCAGTCCTGCGTTTACCGGATACCGTGAGTCTTCCGGCGGCAAATTTGGGGGATACGGCTCAGTTGCGCGTAGGGCATCTCGTCGTTGCAGTGGGGCGATCGCTGGATACGGGCGTGACTGCCAGCATGGGGATTGTGAGCGCGATCGGGGGAGCTTGGCGAACCTGGCACGGCGGCAAGGTCGATCAGTTTATTCGTCCTGATATAGCGCTGGGCGGATTTGGCAGTGCGCTGATTAACACCCAGGGACAAATTTTGGGCATGAATACCGCTGCTCCTCGTCACTCGGTGCTGACCCTTCCCGCTGCAACGATCGATCGAGCTGTGAATCAAATCCTCAGTCAGGGGCGGATTGTGCGCGGCTATCTGGGTGTAGGAATGCAGCCCGTTCAGTTACCGGAGGCATTTTGTCGATCGCTGGAGCTGGAAGGCAATGGCGGTGTGCTGGTGGTGAGCGTGGAATCGGACAGTCCCGCAGATCGGGCAGGCGTTTTGATTGGCGACATGATCGTGGGCATAGAAGACCGCCGCATTGAGGAACTCGACGACATTCAGCGAATGCTTGACCCGGAGCAAGTTGGGCAACCCCTCGCCGTAAAAATCGTGCGGGGCGGACAAAAGGTAGATTTGACGATCGTGGTGGGTGAGCGTCCCCGGAGGGCAGACTGA
- a CDS encoding HAD-IA family hydrolase, producing the protein MSLIVFDFDGTIADSLEIFIKTANQLAEDYGYAPVAASQVPLFRTFSARKMIRYLGIPAWKLPFYLQRFRQELSQFIPDLQFIPGMREALLELHQQGYRLGIVTSNSSENVACFLQLQEMSHLFEFVDGAQILSGKAWVLRKLVRLNRTESQQLVLVGDEVRDVKAAKRAGLASIAVSWGLNDRTILLAAAPDALIDRPDQLSAAIIQIRDKQPA; encoded by the coding sequence ATGAGTTTAATCGTTTTCGATTTTGATGGCACGATCGCCGATTCGCTGGAGATTTTTATTAAAACTGCCAATCAGCTTGCGGAGGACTATGGCTATGCGCCAGTTGCAGCCTCTCAGGTTCCCCTGTTTAGAACGTTTAGTGCGAGAAAAATGATTCGCTATTTGGGCATTCCGGCGTGGAAACTGCCCTTCTATTTGCAGCGATTCCGCCAGGAACTCAGCCAATTTATTCCCGATTTGCAGTTTATTCCGGGAATGCGCGAGGCTCTGCTAGAGCTACACCAGCAGGGATATCGACTTGGCATTGTCACCTCGAACTCCTCTGAAAATGTGGCGTGTTTTTTGCAGTTGCAGGAAATGTCTCACCTTTTCGAGTTTGTAGACGGGGCGCAGATTTTATCGGGAAAGGCGTGGGTTCTCAGAAAATTAGTCAGGCTGAACCGCACGGAGTCCCAGCAGCTTGTCCTGGTCGGAGATGAAGTGAGAGACGTAAAAGCCGCAAAACGCGCCGGGCTTGCCAGCATTGCTGTCAGTTGGGGATTGAACGATCGCACAATCCTGCTCGCAGCCGCTCCCGATGCCCTGATCGATCGCCCTGACCAGCTTTCCGCAGCCATTATCCAAATTCGAGACAAGCAACCCGCCTAG
- a CDS encoding pentapeptide repeat-containing protein, producing MNAEELKQRYEAGDRDFSIAELSGANLEGINLSGVVLHGAMLEKANLRGANLSQAVLSGAALTGADLREADLREADLSDAILDGALLTGANLEGATLDQADLTQANLEGADLTAADLSEAELYAADFTGAELDYADLSQANLANAELDKTNLTGANLQDANLKDALLDEAIVDGTILEDRL from the coding sequence ATGAACGCAGAAGAATTGAAACAGCGATACGAAGCAGGCGATCGGGACTTTAGCATTGCCGAACTGAGCGGTGCAAATCTAGAAGGCATAAATCTCAGCGGGGTAGTGCTGCACGGAGCCATGCTGGAAAAAGCAAACCTGCGGGGAGCCAATCTGAGTCAGGCAGTGTTAAGCGGTGCCGCCCTCACGGGTGCCGACCTGCGGGAAGCCGATCTGCGAGAAGCCGACCTAAGTGATGCCATCCTCGACGGTGCCCTGCTGACGGGAGCCAATCTAGAAGGCGCAACGCTCGATCAGGCAGACCTGACCCAGGCAAACCTGGAAGGAGCCGACCTCACTGCTGCTGACCTCAGCGAAGCCGAACTGTATGCCGCCGACTTTACCGGAGCCGAGCTGGACTACGCCGACCTGAGCCAGGCAAATCTAGCAAACGCCGAACTCGACAAAACAAATCTGACAGGCGCAAATCTCCAGGATGCGAACCTCAAGGATGCCCTGCTGGACGAGGCGATCGTGGACGGCACAATTCTGGAAGACCGCCTTTAA
- a CDS encoding DUF2243 domain-containing protein, whose product MTINPPSVSSVQQPASQSIDRPSARPLITAGIVLGLGIGGFFDGIIFHQLLQWHHMFTSVETDMTVAGMEINTLGDGLFHLLDYIFVLIGTYLLWKAGRGAERIWSGKVLFGAILAGFGTFNLVEGVIDHHILGIHHLRSGSNELLWDLSFLAAGAILLGVGWLLMKGDPAGLRATVSDRAEAEVR is encoded by the coding sequence ATGACGATTAATCCTCCTTCCGTTTCATCTGTTCAGCAGCCAGCTAGTCAATCGATCGACCGCCCCTCGGCGCGTCCCCTGATTACGGCAGGCATTGTGCTGGGCTTGGGAATCGGTGGCTTTTTTGATGGGATTATCTTCCATCAGCTTTTGCAGTGGCACCACATGTTTACCAGCGTAGAAACGGATATGACCGTAGCAGGCATGGAAATTAATACCCTGGGCGACGGGCTGTTTCACCTGCTGGACTACATTTTTGTTCTGATAGGAACCTACCTGCTGTGGAAAGCGGGACGGGGAGCCGAGCGCATCTGGTCAGGAAAAGTTTTATTCGGCGCAATTCTGGCAGGCTTCGGCACCTTTAACTTGGTTGAAGGCGTGATCGACCATCACATTCTGGGAATTCACCATCTGCGATCGGGTTCAAACGAACTGCTGTGGGATCTGAGCTTTCTGGCGGCGGGTGCGATTTTGCTGGGAGTCGGCTGGTTGTTAATGAAAGGCGATCCCGCAGGGCTGCGGGCAACGGTGTCCGATCGAGCAGAGGCAGAGGTTCGATAG
- a CDS encoding class I SAM-dependent rRNA methyltransferase, translating into MAQFSRVVLRRSKEDAVRRFHPWIFSGAIAQVDAQDGDIVEVFSNSGEFLAIGLYHNSNIAVKILAFHPVKDLDDLFTERIRQAYQLRSQLGLTESETTNCYRLINAEGDNLPGLIVDWYNGTAVVQAYSIGMAQQRHRILAGLRSVYGDKLRSVYDKSAAVLPHTLNAKPEYLLGEKEEGLVQEYGHRFQVDWETGQKTGFFLDQREHRQLLTHYSAGKQVLNTFSYSGGFSVYALQAGASLVHSVDSSAKAIDLTKQNIALNPTETGTHEAFTDDVFDFLKTCDQQYDAIVLDPPAFAKNVSARHQAVMAYKRLNLQAFHRLRSGSVLFTFSCSQVVQRDHFQGAVLAAAIESGRSVRILHHLTQPADHPVNLFHPEGLYLKGLVLWVE; encoded by the coding sequence ATGGCTCAGTTTTCGCGAGTTGTTTTGCGTCGATCGAAGGAAGATGCCGTGCGGCGGTTTCATCCCTGGATTTTTTCGGGGGCGATCGCCCAGGTTGATGCTCAGGATGGCGATATTGTCGAAGTCTTCAGCAACAGCGGCGAGTTTCTGGCGATCGGCTTGTATCACAACAGCAATATTGCGGTTAAAATTCTTGCCTTCCATCCGGTCAAAGATCTGGATGATTTGTTCACCGAGCGGATTCGGCAGGCGTATCAACTGCGATCGCAGCTTGGCTTAACCGAGAGCGAAACCACCAACTGCTATCGACTGATCAACGCCGAAGGGGACAACCTACCCGGACTGATTGTGGACTGGTATAACGGCACAGCGGTCGTTCAGGCATACTCGATCGGCATGGCACAGCAGCGTCACCGCATTCTCGCCGGACTGCGATCGGTCTACGGAGACAAACTGCGATCGGTCTACGACAAAAGTGCTGCCGTCTTACCGCACACCCTCAACGCCAAACCCGAATATCTGCTGGGCGAAAAAGAAGAAGGCTTAGTGCAGGAATACGGGCATCGCTTTCAGGTGGACTGGGAAACGGGACAAAAGACAGGCTTTTTCCTCGATCAGCGGGAACACCGACAACTTCTCACCCACTATTCCGCAGGCAAGCAGGTCTTAAACACCTTCAGCTATTCCGGCGGCTTCTCAGTCTATGCGCTGCAAGCCGGAGCCTCCCTGGTGCATTCGGTAGACAGTTCCGCTAAGGCGATCGACCTGACCAAACAAAATATCGCCCTCAATCCCACCGAAACGGGAACCCACGAAGCTTTCACCGACGACGTATTCGACTTCCTCAAAACCTGCGACCAGCAGTACGATGCGATCGTCCTCGATCCACCTGCCTTTGCCAAAAATGTCTCCGCCCGCCACCAGGCAGTGATGGCATACAAACGGCTCAACCTCCAGGCATTCCACCGTCTGCGGTCGGGCAGCGTTCTCTTCACCTTCTCCTGCTCCCAGGTCGTCCAGCGCGATCATTTCCAGGGTGCAGTCCTCGCTGCGGCGATCGAATCCGGGCGATCGGTCAGAATTCTGCATCATCTAACCCAACCTGCTGATCACCCAGTGAATCTGTTCCATCCCGAAGGCTTGTATCTGAAGGGACTGGTACTTTGGGTGGAATAA
- a CDS encoding Gfo/Idh/MocA family protein: MAGNFASGTPATLVRAGIVGTGYAAARRAEAIQADNRSQLITIAGHQPDRTTTFAQTYGVPAVQSWRDLVKRSDIDLVIICSANYEHGKIARAALEAGKHVVVEYPLALTAAEAAELIALAKQQNKLLHVEHIELLSGIHQSIKAALPGVGIPFYLRSASLMCQQPAPEKWSYHREQFGFPLVGAVSRIHRLTDLFGSVATVSCQTRFWDSAKATGYFSSCLCTAQLRFTSGLIAEVVYGKGEAIWYSDRTLTIQGDRGALTIDGEQGQLVTAEGTKTLTVGSRRGLFAKDTTQVLDHLTIGTPLYVSLNASLYALQVADAARRSAEVGEVVEVGE; this comes from the coding sequence ATGGCAGGTAATTTCGCGTCAGGGACTCCAGCAACTCTAGTTCGGGCAGGTATCGTCGGTACCGGATACGCAGCGGCACGGCGAGCAGAGGCAATTCAGGCAGATAATCGATCGCAGCTCATCACCATTGCGGGACATCAGCCGGACAGAACCACCACCTTTGCTCAGACCTACGGTGTGCCTGCCGTGCAGTCCTGGCGCGATCTGGTGAAGCGATCGGACATTGATCTGGTGATTATCTGCTCTGCCAACTACGAGCATGGCAAAATTGCCCGTGCTGCTCTGGAAGCCGGAAAGCACGTCGTCGTTGAATATCCGCTGGCGTTGACCGCTGCCGAAGCCGCCGAACTGATTGCCCTGGCAAAGCAGCAAAACAAACTGCTCCACGTCGAGCATATTGAACTGCTGAGCGGCATTCACCAGTCGATTAAAGCGGCATTACCGGGGGTCGGAATTCCCTTCTATCTGCGATCGGCAAGTTTGATGTGTCAGCAGCCTGCCCCAGAAAAGTGGAGCTATCACCGGGAGCAGTTTGGCTTTCCCTTAGTGGGAGCTGTATCGCGGATTCATCGCCTGACGGACTTGTTTGGATCAGTTGCGACAGTAAGCTGTCAGACTCGCTTCTGGGACAGTGCCAAAGCCACAGGCTATTTCTCCTCCTGTCTCTGCACCGCCCAGCTCCGTTTCACCAGTGGTCTGATTGCGGAAGTTGTTTACGGCAAAGGCGAAGCCATCTGGTACAGTGATCGCACCCTCACCATCCAAGGCGATCGGGGTGCCCTGACGATCGACGGCGAACAGGGACAGCTTGTAACCGCAGAAGGCACGAAAACCCTGACAGTGGGCAGTCGGCGCGGACTCTTTGCCAAAGACACAACGCAGGTGTTAGACCATCTGACGATCGGCACTCCGTTGTATGTCAGCCTCAATGCCAGCCTCTATGCGCTTCAGGTCGCAGATGCGGCAAGGCGATCGGCGGAGGTTGGGGAGGTGGTAGAGGTAGGTGAGTGA